In Danaus plexippus chromosome 6, MEX_DaPlex, whole genome shotgun sequence, a single window of DNA contains:
- the LOC116779049 gene encoding mitotic spindle assembly checkpoint protein MAD2B, whose product MNMDSCFVDIVTEFLGVAFHCILYHTSIYPKSIFETRKKYNIVVFRSRHPEVNQYIDLCLKNVSECLKLGNLKRVEFAVTDNAYKPVLRFVFDFDQLASYNDTTDAYLVATEQNLRGFCLRLAASSEKFIKIAEDGSFTIYIHTNESSAIAMASNPDLEDFPLVEVEEKVNESSNILPIRRFSVRNYNIDTYVEMS is encoded by the coding sequence atgaatatggaTAGTTGTTTTGTAGATATCGTAACAGAATTCTTAGGAGTTGcatttcattgtattttgtaCCATACATCAATTTATCCCAAGAGTATATTTGAAACgagaaagaaatataatattgtagttTTTCGATCCCGTCATCCCGAAGTAAACCAgtatatagatttatgtttgaaaaacgTCTCAGAATGCTTGAAACTCGGTAATTTAAAACGTGTGGAGTTTGCAGTAACAGATAATGCTTACAAACCAGTACTGAGGTTTGTTTTCGACTTCGATCAATTGGCTAGCTATAATGATACAACTGATGCCTACTTGGTTGCGACTGAGCAGAATTTACGAGGATTTTGCCTTCGGTTAGCTGCTTCAAGTGAAAAGTTCATCAAAATTGCTGAAGATGGTAGTTTTACTATCTATATACACACAAATGAGTCATCGGCTATTGCTATGGCAAGCAATCCTGATTTAGAAGATTTTCCTCTAGTGGAAGTTGAAGAAAAAGTAAATGAATCAAGCAATATTCTTCCAATAAGGAGATTCTCAGttagaaattataacataGACACATATGTAGAGATgagttga